The following are encoded in a window of Strigops habroptila isolate Jane chromosome 9, bStrHab1.2.pri, whole genome shotgun sequence genomic DNA:
- the LOC115613107 gene encoding DNA-directed RNA polymerases I and III subunit RPAC2-like, with product MVMKNPDVEFCGYCFTHPAESKINFRIQTRGALPAVEPFRKGLNDLMGVCQHVLNTFERSMKEYRAQREERMQ from the exons ATGGTCATGAAGAA ccctgatgTGGAGTTCTGTGGCTACTGCTTCACACACCCCGCTGAAAGCAAGATCAACTTCCGGATCCAGACCAGAG GGGCCCTTCCTGCTGTTGAGCCGTTCCGGAAAGGGCTGAACGACCTGATGGGTGTTTGCCAGCATGTGCTCAACACCTTTGAG AGGAGCATGAAGGAGTACAGGGCCCAGAGGGAAGAACGGATGCAGTAG